A portion of the Calothrix sp. 336/3 genome contains these proteins:
- a CDS encoding carbohydrate ABC transporter permease: protein MLNSPSSQLSQKILWQQRLTPYLFLLPALIILLLTVFIPALQAFYLSFTRIEDITLPAEWVGGKNFIRLAKDKVFWQALGNTILYLVCVVPILVFAPLGLAILVNRKLRGINWFRAAYYTPVIISMVVAGIAFRWLYAENGILNQLLKYLRISSEGVEWLTSPKLALFSVMVVTVWKGLGYYMVIYLAGLQSISGDVYEAAAIDGSDGWRKHWDITIPLMRPYLALVAVISAISATKVFEEVYIMTSGGPRNSSNTIVHYLYQQGFSSLYGFNISYACTIGLVLFLIILLLSVLRLVVSRSTGEL from the coding sequence ATGCTTAATTCTCCGTCATCCCAGTTATCCCAAAAAATTCTCTGGCAACAGCGACTGACACCCTATTTATTTTTGCTTCCTGCCTTAATTATTTTACTCTTGACGGTGTTTATTCCGGCACTACAGGCTTTTTACTTGAGTTTCACACGAATTGAAGATATTACCCTACCAGCAGAATGGGTGGGGGGCAAGAATTTTATCCGCTTGGCAAAGGATAAGGTGTTTTGGCAAGCCTTAGGTAACACTATTTTATATTTGGTTTGTGTTGTACCTATATTAGTTTTTGCTCCCCTAGGTTTGGCGATTTTAGTGAATCGGAAATTACGAGGTATCAATTGGTTCCGTGCAGCCTATTACACACCCGTAATTATTTCTATGGTTGTGGCAGGAATTGCTTTTCGCTGGTTGTATGCGGAGAATGGCATCTTAAATCAGTTACTCAAATATCTGCGAATTTCCTCGGAGGGTGTGGAGTGGTTAACTAGCCCCAAACTAGCTTTATTCAGCGTGATGGTAGTGACTGTTTGGAAGGGTTTGGGATATTACATGGTGATTTACTTAGCTGGGTTACAGTCAATTTCTGGAGATGTTTATGAAGCTGCGGCGATCGACGGTTCCGATGGTTGGCGCAAACACTGGGATATAACTATACCTTTGATGCGTCCCTACTTGGCTTTAGTGGCAGTCATCTCCGCAATTTCGGCGACAAAAGTCTTTGAAGAAGTATATATTATGACTTCTGGAGGACCACGTAACAGTTCTAATACGATTGTGCATTATCTTTATCAGCAGGGGTTTTCGTCTTTGTATGGTTTTAATATCAGTTACGCCTGTACTATTGGTTTAGTGTTATTTTTAATCATTTTATTGTTGTCGGTGTTACGGTTGGTGGTGAGTCGTAGTACTGGTGAGCTTTAG
- a CDS encoding HD domain-containing protein, translating into MDKIIGAIATIIHDKIFTKMLNQRLNKQLDFIIEIDRLKHILRQTLLTDASRRENTAEHSWHIAVMAIIFAEYAPKNVDILQVIKMLLIHDLVEIDAGDTFCYDIQGNQDKAQRETQAANRLFGLLPLEQGQELRVLWEEFEAQNTPTAKFAAALDRIQPFLHNVQTEGGTWRIHGISRSQVMKRMEPVADGTPELWSSVQKMIEYCVAAGYLKDA; encoded by the coding sequence ATGGATAAAATAATAGGAGCGATCGCCACTATTATTCATGATAAGATTTTTACTAAAATGTTGAATCAACGCTTAAATAAACAACTAGATTTTATTATTGAAATTGACCGATTGAAGCACATTCTTCGCCAAACATTACTCACCGATGCTTCTCGTCGAGAAAATACCGCCGAGCATTCCTGGCATATTGCAGTCATGGCAATCATTTTCGCAGAATATGCCCCCAAAAATGTTGATATTTTGCAAGTCATCAAAATGTTATTAATTCATGACTTAGTAGAAATTGATGCCGGGGACACTTTTTGCTACGATATCCAAGGAAACCAAGATAAAGCCCAACGAGAAACCCAAGCAGCAAACCGTCTTTTTGGACTTTTACCCCTAGAGCAAGGTCAAGAGTTGCGTGTATTGTGGGAAGAGTTTGAAGCACAAAACACCCCTACAGCAAAATTTGCAGCTGCCTTAGATCGCATTCAACCCTTTCTACACAATGTCCAGACTGAAGGTGGTACTTGGCGTATCCATGGTATTTCCCGTAGTCAGGTCATGAAAAGAATGGAACCTGTAGCTGATGGTACACCAGAATTGTGGTCATCAGTGCAAAAAATGATAGAATATTGCGTTGCTGCTGGATATTTAAAAGATGCTTAA
- a CDS encoding alkene reductase — MTSAINLFSSVQLGSHTLPNRIVMAPMTRLRAVESIPTALMAEYYAQRASAGLIITECTMVSPLSHGYMNCPGIYSQEQVQGWQQVTKAVHEKNGKIFLQLWHSGRITHPALLNGESPVAPSAIAAVGTLHTPIGKVELAPPRALETAEIPQIVEQFRQGAANAMAAGFDGVELHGAFGYLIDQFLQDGSNQRRDAYGASIANRARFLLEVVEAVSSVCSGDRLGIRLSPSNTFYGMQDSNPKATFSYVLQALNEFNLAYLHLMEPNENDLATREVINPVLATFRPFYQGTIITNGGYDQTTGNAVIASGDADLVSFGRLFIANPDLPHRWQISAPLNPPNPGTFYGLGTEGLDKGYTDYPALYT; from the coding sequence ATGACTTCTGCTATCAATTTATTTTCTTCAGTACAACTGGGTTCCCACACCCTACCCAATCGGATAGTTATGGCTCCCATGACTCGTTTACGTGCGGTTGAGTCAATTCCCACTGCTCTGATGGCAGAATACTATGCTCAAAGGGCATCCGCAGGGTTAATTATTACCGAATGTACTATGGTTTCCCCTCTCAGCCATGGATACATGAATTGCCCAGGAATTTATAGTCAGGAGCAAGTACAAGGATGGCAGCAAGTCACTAAAGCAGTCCATGAAAAAAATGGCAAAATCTTCTTGCAACTGTGGCACAGTGGACGCATTACTCACCCCGCACTGTTAAATGGAGAGTCACCCGTAGCACCTAGCGCGATCGCCGCTGTCGGAACCCTACATACTCCCATCGGTAAGGTGGAATTAGCACCCCCTCGCGCTCTAGAAACCGCAGAAATTCCCCAAATCGTCGAGCAGTTTCGTCAAGGTGCTGCAAATGCGATGGCAGCAGGTTTTGATGGTGTGGAGTTACACGGAGCTTTTGGCTATCTCATCGATCAATTCCTTCAGGATGGTTCTAACCAACGCCGGGATGCATATGGTGCTTCCATTGCCAACCGTGCCCGATTTTTATTAGAAGTAGTAGAAGCTGTGAGTAGTGTTTGCAGTGGCGATCGCCTAGGGATTCGACTTTCCCCCAGTAATACCTTCTACGGAATGCAAGACTCAAACCCGAAAGCTACCTTTAGCTATGTTCTCCAAGCACTGAATGAATTTAACCTTGCTTACTTGCATTTAATGGAACCCAATGAAAACGATTTGGCAACCCGTGAGGTAATTAACCCCGTACTCGCAACTTTTCGCCCCTTCTATCAAGGAACAATTATTACCAATGGTGGCTATGATCAAACAACGGGAAATGCTGTAATTGCCTCCGGTGACGCTGATTTAGTCTCCTTTGGCAGATTATTTATTGCCAACCCCGATTTACCCCATCGCTGGCAAATCAGCGCTCCCTTAAATCCTCCTAACCCTGGGACTTTCTATGGTTTAGGTACTGAAGGTTTAGATAAGGGATATACCGATTATCCAGCATTGTATACATGA
- a CDS encoding alr0857 family protein, giving the protein MLKLTYTDNSFSLEYLTVDYSHWINTRVVLGLQTGIPLHIASNTASFLIVANSPYKSHLKAIATTGEITISECDGEYWEITLKGMWVTSDITEETGVFVTQLTQSTELVLQQIQTDYFCLT; this is encoded by the coding sequence ATGTTAAAACTCACCTATACTGATAACAGCTTTAGCTTGGAATACTTAACAGTAGATTACTCTCATTGGATAAATACTAGGGTTGTATTGGGCTTACAAACTGGTATTCCGTTACATATTGCAAGTAATACCGCATCTTTTTTGATTGTGGCGAACTCTCCTTACAAATCTCATTTAAAGGCGATCGCCACCACTGGTGAGATAACAATTTCTGAGTGCGATGGTGAGTATTGGGAAATTACTCTCAAGGGGATGTGGGTGACATCGGATATTACGGAAGAAACGGGAGTCTTTGTGACGCAGTTAACACAATCTACGGAGTTAGTTTTGCAGCAGATACAAACAGATTACTTTTGTTTAACTTGA
- a CDS encoding PEP-CTERM sorting domain-containing protein — translation MKTKIIGIASTLLCTATVLCSGASSAEAANLVVNGGFEASGLQNGTWNHFGAGEVLGWIPTAGSRIEIRNNVVGTAYEGQHFAEVDSHYYDINAPEIGFFQDIATEIGKQYKLSFAYGPRQEQRVNGDNLFSASFGNFIQEFNAGNSNDGWKTFTQTITATSTNTRLKFLSLGIRDTLGANVDDVSVVAVPEPASMLGLLAIGAIGAASTLKQTKKQEA, via the coding sequence ATGAAAACGAAAATTATTGGAATTGCTTCAACTCTACTATGTACAGCGACAGTACTTTGTTCAGGAGCTAGCTCTGCTGAGGCGGCAAATCTGGTGGTCAATGGAGGTTTTGAAGCCTCCGGTCTCCAAAATGGCACCTGGAACCACTTTGGTGCAGGCGAAGTTCTAGGCTGGATCCCGACCGCAGGCAGCAGAATTGAAATCCGCAACAATGTCGTAGGAACTGCTTATGAAGGTCAGCACTTTGCCGAAGTTGATAGCCACTACTATGACATAAATGCTCCTGAGATTGGCTTTTTTCAGGACATCGCAACGGAGATTGGTAAACAGTATAAGCTTTCTTTTGCCTACGGACCTCGTCAGGAGCAAAGGGTAAACGGCGATAATTTATTCTCGGCTTCCTTCGGAAATTTCATTCAAGAGTTTAATGCGGGTAACAGCAACGACGGATGGAAAACTTTTACTCAAACCATTACTGCTACAAGTACAAATACCCGCTTAAAGTTCTTATCTCTGGGCATACGTGACACATTGGGTGCAAACGTAGATGATGTGTCTGTCGTAGCCGTACCCGAACCCGCTTCAATGTTAGGATTACTTGCGATTGGTGCGATTGGTGCAGCTTCCACCCTGAAGCAAACGAAAAAGCAAGAAGCATAA
- a CDS encoding glutaredoxin family protein, translating into MYLILYSKPGCHLCEGLQEKLAQITNLKLEVEIRDITTREDWFQAYQYEIPVLILCHPDGKQETIPRPSPRANVQQLENLLQKYTSSS; encoded by the coding sequence ATTTATTTAATTTTATATAGTAAACCCGGATGTCATCTGTGTGAAGGCTTACAGGAAAAGTTAGCACAAATTACCAACCTCAAATTAGAAGTAGAAATCAGAGATATCACTACCCGTGAAGATTGGTTTCAAGCCTACCAATATGAGATACCCGTCTTAATTTTATGTCATCCAGATGGCAAACAAGAAACCATTCCTCGTCCCTCTCCTAGGGCAAATGTACAACAATTAGAAAACCTTTTACAAAAATATACTTCCTCAAGTTAA
- a CDS encoding site-2 protease family protein yields the protein MQTNWKIGSLFGIPLFLDPLWFVVLGLATLNFAVAYQTLGTITATIAGVVMALLLFVSVLLHELGHSLVAQGQGIKVSSITLFLFGGIASIEEESKTPGKAFQVAIAGPLVSIGLFIILQLLAQNFLGDSWLLRSMAQDLARINLVLALFNLIPGLPLDGGQVLKAAIWQITGDRLQSVKFAAQSGKILGYVAIALGFVVDFFTGELVTGLWIAFLGWFGVRNATTYERVTTLQQTLLKITAGEVMTRDFRIVDANQNLRSFADLYLLASDNPQVYFAESDGRYRGMVKIDDLRQIERSEWESKTLLDIVHPLTEIPSVSETTSLAKIINQLEEEKISEITVLSPAGTVAGTIDKGDVVKALIQKLNLRITEAEIQRIKAERNYPPGLQLPVIAKQVLT from the coding sequence ATGCAAACTAACTGGAAAATCGGGTCTTTGTTTGGAATTCCCCTATTTTTAGACCCTTTGTGGTTTGTGGTTTTGGGGTTGGCAACCCTCAATTTCGCTGTAGCTTATCAAACATTAGGCACGATAACAGCAACGATCGCCGGTGTGGTGATGGCGCTCTTACTCTTCGTGTCAGTACTATTACATGAACTAGGTCATAGTTTAGTCGCCCAGGGACAAGGTATCAAAGTTAGCTCAATAACCTTATTTTTATTTGGCGGTATTGCCTCAATTGAGGAAGAATCCAAAACCCCAGGAAAAGCTTTTCAGGTAGCGATCGCCGGTCCATTAGTCAGTATTGGATTGTTTATAATTTTACAGTTATTAGCGCAGAATTTCTTAGGTGATTCCTGGCTGTTGCGGTCAATGGCGCAGGATTTAGCCCGCATTAACTTAGTTTTAGCTCTATTTAACCTGATTCCTGGCTTACCCTTAGACGGAGGACAGGTATTAAAAGCTGCCATTTGGCAAATCACTGGCGATCGCTTGCAATCAGTCAAATTTGCAGCCCAGTCAGGTAAAATTCTGGGATATGTGGCGATCGCCCTGGGTTTTGTGGTGGATTTCTTCACAGGAGAACTCGTCACCGGCTTATGGATTGCCTTTTTGGGATGGTTTGGTGTGCGTAATGCAACTACCTATGAGCGTGTCACTACCTTACAACAAACCTTACTGAAAATCACTGCTGGGGAAGTGATGACAAGGGATTTTCGCATAGTTGATGCTAATCAAAATTTACGTTCCTTCGCCGATTTATACTTACTAGCCAGTGATAATCCCCAAGTCTACTTTGCTGAATCCGATGGACGTTATCGGGGAATGGTAAAAATTGATGATTTGCGGCAAATCGAACGCAGTGAATGGGAAAGTAAAACCCTCCTAGATATTGTTCACCCCCTGACAGAAATTCCCTCAGTTAGTGAAACAACTTCCCTGGCAAAAATCATTAATCAGTTGGAAGAGGAAAAAATCTCCGAAATCACCGTACTATCTCCTGCGGGAACTGTCGCTGGTACTATCGATAAGGGTGATGTAGTTAAAGCTTTAATCCAAAAATTAAACCTGCGAATCACTGAAGCAGAAATTCAACGCATCAAAGCAGAGAGAAATTATCCCCCAGGTTTACAATTACCTGTGATCGCCAAGCAAGTTCTGACATAG
- a CDS encoding transporter suffix domain-containing protein produces the protein MQKLGLFLIIASFLPWIAIPSLLPFLPLSTAHKAILVPALLILAEILWWTGVLIVGTKTAQKYKQYLSLKKLWHGIKKNWQRR, from the coding sequence ATGCAAAAACTAGGTTTGTTTCTGATTATTGCTTCTTTCTTACCTTGGATAGCAATTCCCTCCCTGTTACCCTTCCTACCCCTATCGACTGCTCACAAAGCAATTTTAGTTCCTGCATTATTAATCCTCGCGGAGATATTATGGTGGACAGGAGTATTGATTGTTGGGACTAAAACAGCACAAAAATACAAGCAGTATCTGAGTCTCAAAAAACTTTGGCATGGAATCAAAAAAAATTGGCAACGGCGATAG
- the serA gene encoding phosphoglycerate dehydrogenase — protein MSKVLVSDPIDQAGIDILSQVATVDVKTNLKPQELVQIIGDYDALMIRSGTRVTQEIIEAGTNLKIIGRAGVGVDNVDVSAATRQGIVVVNSPEGNTIAAAEHALAMMLALSRHIPDANASVKRGEWDRKTFVGAEVYKKTIGIVGLGKIGSHVANVAKALGMKLLAFDPFISRERAEEIGCQLVEMDLLIQQADYITLHIPKTKETTHLINTAMLAKMKPNARIINCARGGIIDEEALATAIKEGKIAGAALDVFEAEPLGESSLRALGKEMILTPHLGASTVEAQENVAIDVAEQIRDVLLGLPARSAVNIPGLGPDVLEELKPYMQLAETLGKLVGQLAGGRVEMLTIRLQGELATNKSQPLVIAALKGLLYQALRERVNYVNASIEAKERGIRVIETRDASIKDYAGSIHLEATGNLGTHAVTGALLGDGEIRLTNLDGFPINVPPSQHMLFTLHRDMPGIIGKLGSLLGSYNVNIASMQVGRKIVRGDAVMVLSLDDPLPDGIVAEITKENGIRDAYTVTL, from the coding sequence ATGTCTAAGGTTCTTGTCTCCGATCCAATTGATCAGGCTGGGATTGATATCCTATCCCAAGTCGCTACAGTTGATGTCAAAACCAATCTCAAACCTCAAGAACTAGTACAAATTATCGGTGATTATGATGCACTGATGATTCGTTCTGGAACCCGCGTCACTCAGGAAATTATTGAAGCTGGCACGAATTTAAAAATTATTGGTCGTGCTGGCGTTGGCGTGGATAATGTAGATGTGTCTGCGGCTACTCGTCAAGGGATTGTCGTCGTTAATTCTCCCGAAGGTAACACGATTGCTGCTGCGGAACACGCTTTAGCAATGATGCTTGCTCTGTCAAGACATATCCCCGATGCTAACGCTTCTGTGAAACGGGGAGAATGGGATCGCAAAACTTTTGTGGGTGCGGAAGTTTACAAAAAAACCATCGGTATCGTTGGTTTAGGTAAGATTGGTTCCCATGTGGCAAATGTTGCCAAAGCTTTGGGAATGAAACTTTTAGCATTTGACCCCTTTATTTCCAGAGAGCGAGCAGAAGAAATTGGCTGCCAATTGGTGGAGATGGATTTACTTATCCAGCAAGCAGACTACATTACCCTGCACATCCCCAAAACCAAGGAAACTACCCACCTAATTAACACTGCGATGTTGGCAAAAATGAAGCCCAACGCCAGAATTATTAACTGTGCTAGGGGTGGGATTATTGACGAGGAAGCCTTAGCAACGGCAATCAAGGAAGGCAAAATCGCCGGTGCTGCTTTGGATGTGTTTGAAGCAGAACCCCTGGGAGAATCCTCCCTGCGGGCTTTGGGCAAAGAAATGATTTTGACACCTCACCTCGGTGCTTCTACGGTGGAAGCCCAAGAAAACGTGGCTATTGACGTAGCCGAGCAAATTCGGGATGTATTATTAGGACTACCTGCCCGTTCCGCAGTCAATATTCCTGGTTTAGGACCTGATGTTCTCGAAGAACTCAAACCCTATATGCAGCTAGCAGAAACCCTAGGCAAGCTTGTGGGGCAATTAGCTGGGGGTAGGGTGGAAATGCTAACTATTCGTTTGCAAGGGGAATTGGCGACGAATAAGAGTCAACCCCTGGTGATTGCCGCATTGAAAGGACTACTTTACCAAGCTCTGCGGGAGCGGGTGAATTATGTTAATGCCAGCATTGAGGCAAAAGAAAGGGGTATCCGAGTGATTGAAACCCGTGATGCTTCCATTAAAGACTATGCTGGTTCGATTCATTTGGAAGCAACAGGTAACTTGGGAACCCACGCTGTCACGGGTGCGCTCTTAGGTGATGGGGAAATTCGTTTAACCAATCTTGATGGTTTCCCGATTAACGTACCTCCAAGCCAGCATATGTTATTTACCCTGCACCGTGATATGCCTGGAATTATTGGTAAACTCGGCTCACTGTTGGGTAGCTATAACGTGAACATTGCCAGTATGCAAGTAGGACGAAAAATCGTTCGGGGTGATGCGGTAATGGTTCTCAGCTTGGATGATCCCCTTCCCGATGGCATTGTGGCGGAGATTACCAAGGAAAATGGTATTCGCGATGCGTACACAGTGACGTTGTAG
- the prmA gene encoding 50S ribosomal protein L11 methyltransferase, with the protein MTNTWWELQIVCEPVLEDSIFWRLGVFGCRGTASERQGEYSLVRGYLPQFQAQILDLAALSLWLRQDALCVGATAPSLQWRTIDEEDWASSWKEHWHPQEIGDRFLINPAWLPMPEDTSRLVIRLDPGVAFGTGNHATTQLCLESLEMRFSDTATSFVGEQKTAKPPVIADIGCGSGILSIGAVLLGAEQIYAVDIDPLAVKSTGENCELNSIEKGKIIVGEGSVDALQKLLPAPVDGIVCNILAHVIIDLVPEITAIAKPTTWAVFSGILVEQSKSVADALEKHGWVVATLWKRKEWCCLNVRRS; encoded by the coding sequence ATGACTAATACTTGGTGGGAGTTACAAATTGTTTGTGAACCAGTGCTGGAAGATTCTATCTTTTGGCGATTGGGGGTTTTTGGTTGTCGGGGGACAGCAAGTGAGAGACAGGGGGAATATAGCTTGGTGCGGGGGTATTTGCCGCAATTTCAAGCACAAATTTTGGATTTAGCGGCTTTGTCGTTGTGGTTGCGTCAGGATGCTTTGTGTGTGGGTGCGACAGCACCGAGCTTGCAATGGCGGACAATTGATGAGGAAGATTGGGCAAGTAGTTGGAAGGAACATTGGCATCCTCAAGAAATTGGCGATCGCTTCTTGATTAATCCAGCTTGGCTACCGATGCCAGAAGATACATCGCGGTTGGTAATTCGTCTTGACCCTGGTGTCGCCTTTGGTACAGGTAATCATGCCACAACCCAGCTCTGCTTAGAGTCCTTAGAAATGCGCTTCAGTGATACGGCAACATCCTTTGTCGGTGAGCAGAAAACAGCCAAACCACCAGTGATTGCAGATATCGGCTGTGGTTCAGGAATTCTCTCCATCGGTGCAGTTTTATTGGGAGCAGAGCAAATTTATGCGGTGGATATTGACCCCTTAGCAGTCAAATCTACGGGGGAAAACTGCGAGTTAAATAGTATAGAAAAAGGCAAAATTATTGTCGGTGAGGGCAGTGTGGATGCGTTACAAAAATTACTCCCGGCTCCAGTGGATGGCATCGTTTGTAATATCCTCGCCCATGTGATCATTGATTTAGTCCCAGAAATTACCGCGATCGCCAAACCCACAACTTGGGCAGTTTTTAGCGGTATCCTCGTCGAGCAATCGAAATCAGTTGCTGATGCTTTAGAAAAGCATGGTTGGGTGGTAGCAACACTTTGGAAACGAAAGGAATGGTGTTGTTTGAATGTCCGCAGAAGTTAG
- the trxA gene encoding thioredoxin, with translation MATKKQFDSFEEMLSDADLPVLVDFYADWCGPCQMMAKELEMANAQLQGQIRVVKIDTEKYPQIATQYRIEALPTLVLFKKGEAVHRIEGALRANDLVRTIQNFL, from the coding sequence ATGGCGACTAAAAAGCAGTTCGATAGCTTTGAAGAAATGTTATCCGATGCGGATTTACCTGTATTAGTAGATTTTTATGCTGACTGGTGTGGTCCTTGTCAAATGATGGCAAAAGAGCTAGAAATGGCTAACGCTCAACTACAAGGGCAAATTCGTGTGGTGAAAATAGATACAGAGAAGTATCCCCAAATCGCCACCCAATACCGCATCGAAGCTTTACCAACACTGGTACTTTTCAAAAAAGGAGAAGCTGTACACCGTATTGAAGGAGCGCTCAGAGCAAATGATTTAGTCAGAACTATTCAAAATTTCTTGTAA
- a CDS encoding WD40 repeat domain-containing serine/threonine-protein kinase has product MSYCLNPSCQRPENAQDAKFCISCGSKLLLKDRYRANRQLGEGGFGKTYLAVDQDRMQETCVIKQFSPSHEIQGNSVALAKAVELFNQEAMRLYELGKHNCIPNLLAYFEQDKRLYLVQEFIDGQNLLQELQQNGVYGESQIWQVLTDILPVLQYIHTRGVIHRDIKPENLIMRQGDRSLVLIDFGISKQASGTIISSNRGTIAGTPGYAPDEQIRFGEAYPASDLYALGATCVHLLTGIHPANLYNPWESTWLWEEELQQQGNTISSKLASVLNKLLQDRVGDRYQTVEQVIHDINAAILSPDIPPTIITPPKNTATTNTKSPSVITGNNSWHCVQTLTGHPVAVRSLAISPNGQMLASGSDDNTIKLWSLSSGSLLKTLSSPSGILRQSTWFTSLGFSPDSQILYSGSLDKSLKAWDCNTGKIIRSLKAHADSVMAIALTSDGKILATGSRDNMIRLWQLPVVYQVRSTKAHTDAISTLAITPDNQTLVSGSRDNTIKIWNLGKGNLLHTLTGHTDWIYSLAITPNGKILASGSRDMTIHLWDMETRSKTHILNGHTDWVTTLAIHPQGNILVSGSRDKTIKLWDLEHGQLIDSLTGQAESIHAVIFSPDGSSIISSSHDGVIKVWQQ; this is encoded by the coding sequence ATGAGTTACTGTCTTAATCCTAGTTGCCAAAGACCAGAAAATGCCCAAGATGCCAAGTTTTGTATTAGTTGCGGTTCTAAGTTGCTCCTCAAGGATAGATACCGCGCAAATCGACAATTGGGTGAAGGGGGGTTTGGTAAGACTTATTTGGCAGTAGATCAGGATAGGATGCAGGAAACCTGTGTGATTAAACAGTTTTCGCCTTCTCACGAGATTCAGGGTAACTCGGTAGCTTTAGCAAAGGCAGTAGAATTATTTAATCAAGAAGCGATGCGTTTATACGAGTTAGGGAAGCATAATTGTATCCCGAATTTGTTGGCTTATTTTGAACAGGATAAACGCTTATATTTGGTACAGGAATTTATTGATGGGCAGAATTTATTGCAGGAATTGCAGCAAAATGGTGTCTATGGAGAAAGTCAAATTTGGCAGGTTTTGACGGATATTTTACCTGTCTTGCAATATATCCATACGCGAGGGGTAATTCATCGGGATATTAAGCCAGAAAATTTAATTATGCGACAGGGCGATCGCTCTCTGGTTTTAATCGATTTTGGTATTTCTAAGCAAGCAAGTGGAACTATCATTTCTAGTAATCGAGGAACCATTGCCGGTACTCCAGGTTACGCACCGGATGAACAGATTCGTTTCGGTGAAGCATACCCTGCAAGTGATTTATATGCTTTAGGTGCTACCTGTGTGCATTTACTCACGGGAATTCATCCAGCAAACCTCTATAATCCTTGGGAATCGACTTGGTTGTGGGAAGAAGAGTTACAACAGCAGGGTAATACCATTAGCAGCAAATTAGCCAGCGTGTTAAATAAGCTACTTCAAGATAGGGTAGGCGATCGCTATCAAACCGTTGAACAAGTCATCCACGATATCAATGCTGCTATCCTATCCCCAGATATTCCCCCCACCATCATTACTCCTCCTAAAAATACCGCCACTACTAATACAAAATCACCATCGGTAATTACAGGGAATAATTCTTGGCATTGTGTCCAAACCCTAACTGGACACCCGGTAGCTGTTCGTTCTCTAGCAATTAGCCCCAACGGTCAAATGCTTGCCAGTGGTAGCGATGACAACACCATAAAACTCTGGAGCCTCAGTAGTGGCAGTCTCCTGAAAACCCTAAGTTCCCCCTCAGGAATTCTGCGACAATCAACTTGGTTCACCTCCCTAGGATTTAGCCCCGATAGTCAAATTCTCTACAGTGGCAGCTTAGATAAATCCCTGAAAGCTTGGGATTGCAACACAGGCAAAATTATCCGCAGCTTGAAAGCACACGCTGATTCCGTGATGGCGATCGCTCTTACCTCCGATGGCAAAATTCTCGCAACAGGTAGTAGAGATAACATGATTCGCCTGTGGCAATTACCGGTAGTATACCAAGTGCGCAGCACCAAAGCTCATACAGATGCCATCTCTACCCTAGCAATCACCCCAGATAATCAAACTTTAGTTAGTGGTAGCCGAGATAACACCATTAAAATCTGGAATCTAGGAAAAGGTAATTTATTACACACATTAACAGGTCACACTGACTGGATATACAGCCTTGCCATCACTCCTAATGGTAAAATCCTAGCTAGTGGCAGTCGAGATATGACAATTCATCTGTGGGATATGGAAACCCGCAGCAAAACCCACATTCTCAACGGACATACCGATTGGGTGACAACCCTGGCAATCCACCCCCAAGGTAATATTTTAGTGAGTGGTAGTCGGGATAAAACAATTAAATTATGGGATTTAGAACACGGTCAATTAATTGATAGCTTAACTGGACAAGCAGAATCAATCCATGCAGTAATTTTTAGTCCCGATGGTAGTAGTATTATCAGCAGTAGCCATGATGGAGTGATTAAAGTTTGGCAACAGTGA